In a genomic window of Pontibacter liquoris:
- the gyrA gene encoding DNA gyrase subunit A: MTEGERIIPINIEDEMRGAYIDYSMSVIISRALPDVRDGLKPVHRRVLYGMSELGVSYNKSYKKSARIVGEVLGKYHPHGDSSVYETMVRMAQEWSLRYPLVDGQGNYGSIDGDSPAAMRYTEARLKRIADELLADLEKNTVDFVPNFDDSLKEPSVMPAKFPNLLVNGTSGIAVGMATNMAPHNLTEVVNGTIAYIDNPDITVAELMQYVTAPDFPTGGIIYGYDGVKAAFETGRGRVLMRARAIFETTPTGKEQIIVTEIPYMVNKSSLIEKTAALVNEKKIEGISDLRDESDRDGLRIVYDLKRDAIPNVVLNNLYKYTALQSSFGVNNVALVKGRPMTLNLKELIHYFVEHRHEVVVRRTRFELEEAQKRAHILEGLLIALDNLDEVINLIRSSRDPEIARGGLMERFGLSEIQARAILDMRLQRLTGLERDKIQQEYQEIMKLIDHLTAILNDEGLRMQIIKDELLEIKGRYGDARRTSIEASTGDISYEDMIPEENMVITISNEGYIKRTSLSEYRSQSRGGVGSRGVAASKESDFTEHLFIASTHNYMLFFTEFGRVYWLKVYEIPEAGKTAKGRAIQNIIQIEKDDRVRAVLNVHDLKNQDYILNHNLVFCTEQGTIKKTVLEAYSRPRTNGINAITINDGDRLLDVQLTNGNSEIVIALGSGRAIRFNETQVRLMGRNAAGVRGVTLAGPDDKVVGMVCVQNENTELLVVSENGFGKRSLLEEYRITNRGGKGVKTLNVTEKTGKLVAIKGVVDTDDLMIINRSGITIRLRVADIRVIGRATQGVRLIKLNDGDQISSVAQVDMETEVEMAAEEAVLEMSELKPEDSLQPDDMIDPEV; the protein is encoded by the coding sequence ATGACTGAAGGCGAACGAATTATACCGATCAACATTGAGGATGAAATGCGCGGTGCGTACATTGACTACTCGATGTCTGTTATCATTTCAAGAGCCTTACCTGATGTTCGGGACGGACTAAAGCCGGTTCACCGCCGGGTACTGTATGGTATGTCCGAACTGGGGGTATCTTATAACAAATCCTATAAAAAATCGGCCCGTATCGTAGGGGAGGTGTTGGGTAAATATCACCCGCACGGTGACTCATCGGTATATGAAACCATGGTGCGTATGGCCCAGGAATGGTCGTTACGCTACCCGTTGGTAGATGGCCAGGGTAACTATGGCTCCATCGACGGCGACTCGCCGGCAGCTATGCGTTACACCGAGGCCCGCCTCAAGCGGATCGCCGACGAACTGCTGGCCGACCTGGAAAAAAATACGGTTGACTTTGTTCCCAACTTCGACGACTCGCTGAAAGAGCCGAGCGTGATGCCCGCCAAATTCCCGAACCTGCTGGTAAATGGCACATCGGGTATTGCCGTAGGTATGGCCACCAACATGGCGCCCCATAACCTGACAGAAGTAGTCAACGGCACGATCGCTTACATCGATAATCCGGATATTACTGTTGCCGAGCTGATGCAGTACGTGACGGCGCCCGATTTTCCGACAGGAGGTATTATCTACGGGTATGACGGCGTAAAAGCGGCGTTTGAAACTGGCCGTGGCCGTGTGCTGATGCGTGCCCGTGCAATCTTTGAAACTACTCCGACAGGAAAGGAGCAGATCATCGTGACGGAGATCCCGTACATGGTCAACAAATCTTCGCTGATCGAGAAAACAGCTGCGCTGGTAAACGAGAAGAAGATTGAAGGCATCTCTGACCTTCGGGATGAATCGGACAGGGACGGACTGCGCATTGTGTATGATCTGAAGCGCGATGCTATTCCGAACGTGGTGCTGAATAACCTTTACAAGTATACGGCGCTCCAATCTTCGTTTGGCGTAAACAACGTGGCGCTGGTAAAGGGCCGCCCGATGACGCTGAACTTGAAGGAGCTGATCCACTATTTTGTGGAACACCGCCACGAGGTTGTTGTTCGCCGTACCCGCTTCGAGTTGGAAGAAGCCCAGAAGCGCGCTCACATTCTGGAAGGCCTGCTCATTGCCCTCGATAACCTGGATGAGGTCATTAACCTGATCCGTTCTTCGCGCGACCCGGAGATTGCCCGCGGCGGTTTGATGGAACGCTTCGGATTGTCTGAAATTCAGGCACGTGCCATTCTGGACATGCGTTTGCAGCGCCTTACCGGTCTGGAGCGTGATAAGATTCAGCAGGAATACCAGGAGATCATGAAACTAATCGATCACCTGACCGCCATCCTCAACGATGAAGGCCTGCGCATGCAGATCATCAAAGACGAGCTGCTTGAAATTAAAGGCCGCTACGGCGACGCTCGCCGTACGAGCATCGAGGCATCTACCGGCGACATCTCTTATGAGGATATGATTCCGGAAGAGAACATGGTGATCACCATCTCGAACGAAGGCTACATTAAGCGTACTTCCCTGAGCGAATACCGCAGCCAGAGCCGTGGTGGTGTTGGTTCCAGAGGCGTTGCTGCCTCAAAAGAGAGCGACTTTACAGAGCACCTCTTTATTGCGAGCACGCACAATTACATGTTGTTCTTCACCGAATTTGGCCGCGTGTACTGGCTTAAAGTATACGAGATTCCGGAAGCAGGTAAAACAGCCAAAGGGCGTGCGATCCAGAACATCATCCAGATTGAAAAAGATGACCGCGTGCGCGCCGTACTGAACGTGCATGACCTGAAAAACCAGGATTATATTCTGAACCACAACCTGGTGTTCTGCACCGAGCAAGGCACGATCAAGAAAACAGTGCTCGAAGCCTATTCCCGTCCAAGAACAAATGGTATCAATGCTATCACCATCAACGATGGTGACCGTTTGCTGGATGTGCAGCTGACCAACGGCAACAGCGAAATTGTGATCGCGCTAGGGTCGGGGAGAGCCATCCGTTTCAATGAAACGCAGGTGCGCTTGATGGGACGCAACGCAGCAGGCGTTCGTGGCGTAACCCTTGCGGGACCAGACGATAAAGTAGTTGGTATGGTTTGTGTACAGAACGAAAACACCGAACTGCTGGTGGTATCGGAGAATGGTTTCGGCAAACGTTCTTTACTCGAGGAGTACCGCATTACGAACCGTGGCGGTAAGGGCGTGAAAACCCTGAACGTAACCGAAAAAACAGGTAAGCTGGTGGCGATCAAAGGTGTGGTGGATACCGACGACCTGATGATCATCAACCGCTCTGGTATTACGATCCGCTTGCGGGTAGCTGATATCCGTGTTATCGGAAGGGCTACACAGGGCGTGCGACTGATCAAACTGAATGATGGCGACCAGATCTCGTCTGTGGCGCAGGTAGACATGGAAACGGAAGTGGAAATGGCCGCTGAAGAAGCTGTATTGGAAATGTCGGAACTGAAGCCCGAGGATTCGTTGCAACCGGATGACATGATCGATCCGGAAGTATAA
- a CDS encoding pseudouridine synthase produces MLDIIFEDDQYVAINKPNGLLVHRTRIAEEKKEFALQLLRDQLGYRVSPLHRLDRGTSGVLLFAKNAEAAAPLVKAFGEREADKTYFAIVRGYTPEEQVIDNPIRPDKDHKNKTPQDAFTSYRRLATVELPIAVGRYNSARYSLVQVKPETGRMHQIRKHFAHIRHYIIGDKRHGDWRHNLMFKEELQSTSLLLHAAALAFEHPFTGATIRITASMPENMRRLCQQFGWEDALQHYLPAQAAEAFTPGAAPALPFPPASGQ; encoded by the coding sequence GTGTTAGACATAATTTTTGAAGACGATCAGTACGTCGCCATCAATAAACCCAATGGCCTGCTGGTGCACCGCACCCGCATTGCCGAAGAGAAAAAAGAATTTGCCCTGCAGCTTCTCCGCGACCAGTTGGGCTACCGCGTATCCCCCCTGCACCGCCTGGACCGGGGCACATCCGGGGTGCTGCTGTTTGCAAAAAATGCCGAAGCGGCTGCGCCCCTGGTCAAAGCGTTTGGAGAGCGGGAAGCCGACAAAACCTATTTTGCCATTGTGCGCGGCTATACACCCGAAGAGCAGGTAATTGATAACCCCATCCGACCCGACAAAGATCATAAAAACAAAACCCCGCAGGATGCCTTCACTTCCTATCGCCGCCTCGCTACTGTAGAATTGCCGATAGCAGTGGGCCGCTACAACAGCGCCCGTTATAGCCTGGTGCAGGTAAAACCCGAAACGGGCCGGATGCACCAGATCCGGAAGCATTTTGCGCACATCCGCCATTACATCATCGGAGATAAACGCCACGGCGACTGGCGGCACAACCTCATGTTTAAGGAAGAATTACAGAGCACCAGTTTGTTGCTCCATGCGGCCGCGCTTGCCTTCGAGCATCCTTTTACCGGTGCAACAATACGTATAACTGCATCGATGCCTGAAAACATGCGTCGCCTGTGCCAGCAATTCGGGTGGGAAGATGCGTTGCAGCATTATTTACCAGCACAAGCGGCAGAAGCTTTTACTCCAGGTGCAGCGCCCGCTTTACCATTTCCACCTGCATCCGGGCAATAA
- a CDS encoding excinuclease ABC subunit C, whose amino-acid sequence MQPQQAHYFVYIFGGNPRSELRIGIADDLQQMQNAPQQQAQASPENCKLVYYEHYDVEEIALNRERQIKNGGIDSTYMLIESMNPNWLDLSDMLNG is encoded by the coding sequence ATGCAGCCACAACAAGCCCATTATTTTGTCTATATATTCGGAGGAAACCCACGTTCTGAACTCCGTATCGGTATAGCCGACGATCTGCAGCAGATGCAAAACGCGCCGCAGCAGCAGGCGCAAGCCAGCCCGGAAAACTGCAAACTCGTATACTATGAGCATTATGATGTGGAAGAGATCGCCTTAAACCGCGAACGCCAGATCAAAAATGGCGGCATCGACTCCACTTATATGCTCATTGAGTCTATGAATCCGAACTGGCTGGATCTGAGCGACATGCTCAACGGCTGA
- a CDS encoding TCR/Tet family MFS transporter, giving the protein MRNSRPAALSFIFITLLIDITGLGIIVPIMPKLISGLIHGDLSQASEYGGWLTFAYALMQFIFAPVLGNLSDRFGRRPIILIALFGFGLNYIFMAFAPTIAWLFVGRILSGITGASFTAASAYIADISTPEKRAQNFGIIGAAFGVGFIIGPVLGGLLGQYGVQVPFLASAGLSLLNFLYGYFVLPESLSPENRRAFSWKRSSPLGALTHLKKFPAISGLVLSLILVYIGGHAVQSTWTYYTMQKFSWNEAWVGYSLGTLGILTAIVQGGLIRVIIPKIGQERGVFIGLLLYGIGFFLFAVANQSWMMFVYMIPYALGGISGPALQGIISNQVPDNQQGELQGGLTSLISATSIVGPPLMASLFAYFTSRQAPFQFPGAPFVLGAILMVISSFMAYRSFRRGSSL; this is encoded by the coding sequence ATGAGAAATTCGAGACCGGCAGCCTTAAGCTTTATTTTTATTACACTGCTGATTGATATTACGGGCCTGGGCATTATTGTGCCCATTATGCCGAAACTGATTAGTGGCCTGATCCATGGCGATCTTAGCCAGGCTTCCGAATATGGCGGATGGCTGACCTTTGCCTATGCGCTGATGCAATTCATTTTTGCACCTGTGCTCGGCAACCTTAGCGACCGGTTTGGCCGCCGGCCCATCATCCTGATTGCCTTGTTCGGGTTTGGCCTTAACTATATATTTATGGCCTTTGCACCCACCATTGCCTGGTTGTTTGTGGGCCGCATTTTGTCCGGAATAACGGGGGCAAGCTTTACGGCCGCCTCGGCCTATATTGCCGACATCAGCACACCGGAAAAAAGAGCACAGAATTTTGGCATCATTGGGGCAGCTTTCGGGGTTGGTTTTATCATCGGGCCCGTATTAGGCGGCTTGCTGGGACAATATGGCGTGCAGGTGCCTTTCCTGGCCTCAGCAGGACTTAGCCTGTTAAACTTCCTGTATGGCTACTTTGTATTACCCGAATCGCTCTCACCCGAGAACAGGAGGGCTTTCAGCTGGAAACGATCCAGCCCGCTTGGCGCCCTGACGCACCTGAAAAAATTCCCGGCTATTTCCGGATTAGTGCTCTCACTTATACTTGTTTACATAGGCGGCCATGCCGTGCAAAGCACCTGGACTTACTATACCATGCAAAAATTCAGCTGGAACGAAGCATGGGTGGGGTATTCGCTGGGAACACTTGGGATTCTCACAGCTATTGTACAGGGCGGGTTGATCCGGGTGATTATACCCAAAATAGGGCAGGAGCGGGGTGTTTTTATCGGGCTGTTGTTGTATGGCATTGGCTTTTTCCTGTTTGCAGTAGCCAATCAAAGCTGGATGATGTTTGTCTACATGATCCCATATGCGCTGGGCGGCATTTCCGGACCCGCGCTGCAGGGAATTATCTCTAATCAGGTACCTGATAACCAACAGGGCGAACTGCAGGGAGGATTAACCAGCCTGATTAGCGCCACATCCATTGTAGGGCCGCCGCTGATGGCCAGTTTGTTTGCTTATTTTACCAGTAGGCAGGCACCATTTCAGTTTCCGGGCGCGCCGTTTGTTTTAGGCGCTATCTTAATGGTAATCAGTTCCTTTATGGCTTACCGGAGCTTCAGAAGAGGCAGCAGCCTGTAA
- a CDS encoding phage holin family protein, with product MDFIINLLVTAAVILLLSYAMSSVHVKSFGTALWVAFLTAILTATIGWLLGGLLNLVTFFLLEAIVGLVVTALMLKLVDALVSNFKLDGFLPAFIIALAVAIALAIVGWLRGNDKDEYSQVPQQTQTELVNRQV from the coding sequence ATGGACTTTATAATTAATTTACTGGTTACAGCAGCAGTTATTCTGCTACTATCTTATGCCATGTCGAGCGTGCACGTAAAAAGCTTTGGGACAGCACTTTGGGTAGCTTTCCTTACAGCCATACTTACAGCAACAATAGGCTGGCTTTTAGGTGGCTTACTGAACCTGGTAACCTTCTTTTTACTTGAAGCCATTGTCGGGCTGGTCGTTACGGCGCTCATGCTGAAACTGGTCGATGCGCTGGTAAGCAACTTTAAACTCGACGGGTTTTTACCCGCTTTTATTATAGCCCTTGCTGTGGCCATTGCATTAGCGATTGTTGGCTGGCTACGCGGTAACGACAAAGACGAATATTCGCAGGTGCCGCAACAAACCCAGACCGAACTAGTGAACCGGCAAGTATAA
- a CDS encoding tetratricopeptide repeat protein, producing MRKVLLTAFAAASISVATAQNSAVNSAILNHKNGTLDKAQADIDKAIAHPKTKDKAKTWFYRGVIYQDMLGNPIYGKLTNDDTPLLVLEAFDKTIALDGKDGEFGKQVPARKEMLYGQVLNQAVEFHNGQKWKEAIGKYNLASKINPTDTTSVLYAAYASTANQDYTGALKYYDQLIDMGHKTEDVYKAKVQLQQQVEAPDQEIMNTLAAGLKEHPASVYLMQEELKYYLKNDRGDEAMAKLENAIKADPKNASLYAVLGNLQERKGNLDAATENYKKAIEIDQNNFDAYYNLGVLEYNKASEINNKAAKMDYATYQKKGKALEAQAKKQFAEALPYFEKALVIQPEDQSTMQNLVRVYTRLGRKADADRISKMIKK from the coding sequence ATGAGAAAAGTTCTTTTGACAGCCTTTGCAGCCGCGAGCATCTCGGTTGCGACCGCGCAGAACTCTGCTGTAAACAGCGCCATACTTAATCATAAGAATGGCACGCTGGATAAAGCTCAGGCTGACATTGACAAGGCTATAGCACATCCAAAGACAAAAGATAAAGCGAAAACATGGTTCTACCGGGGCGTGATTTACCAAGATATGTTGGGAAATCCGATCTATGGTAAACTCACCAACGATGACACGCCTTTGCTGGTGCTCGAAGCATTTGATAAAACCATTGCGCTTGACGGCAAAGACGGTGAATTTGGCAAGCAGGTTCCGGCCCGCAAAGAAATGCTGTATGGCCAGGTGCTGAACCAGGCGGTAGAGTTCCATAACGGACAAAAATGGAAAGAAGCCATTGGCAAGTATAACCTGGCTTCCAAGATCAACCCAACCGATACCACTTCTGTATTGTATGCAGCGTATGCCAGCACAGCCAACCAGGATTACACCGGTGCGCTGAAGTATTATGACCAGTTGATTGATATGGGCCATAAGACAGAGGACGTGTACAAGGCAAAAGTGCAGTTGCAGCAGCAGGTAGAAGCACCCGATCAGGAAATAATGAACACCCTGGCGGCAGGACTGAAAGAGCACCCGGCCAGCGTATACCTGATGCAGGAAGAGCTGAAGTATTATCTGAAAAACGACCGTGGTGATGAAGCAATGGCAAAGCTGGAGAATGCGATAAAAGCAGATCCGAAGAACGCCAGCCTTTATGCAGTATTAGGTAACCTGCAGGAGCGCAAAGGCAACCTGGATGCCGCCACTGAAAATTACAAGAAGGCCATCGAGATCGATCAGAATAACTTTGATGCCTACTATAACTTAGGCGTTCTGGAGTATAACAAAGCCAGCGAAATAAACAACAAAGCGGCTAAGATGGATTATGCCACCTACCAGAAAAAAGGAAAGGCACTGGAAGCACAAGCAAAGAAGCAGTTTGCCGAAGCGCTGCCATACTTTGAGAAAGCCTTGGTAATTCAGCCAGAAGATCAGAGCACGATGCAGAACCTGGTACGTGTGTACACGCGCCTGGGACGTAAAGCAGATGCGGATCGTATCTCGAAGATGATCAAAAAATAA
- the msrA gene encoding peptide-methionine (S)-S-oxide reductase MsrA, with amino-acid sequence MSTQFRFLILPFLVLFNVACSQAASDNKQAAGEGQTTKKQEAPLDTTGLEKATFAGGCFWCTEGYFERLKGIKQVVSGYAGGKKPHPTYEEVSSGTTGYAEAVQIYFDPKVTSYQDLLKAFFISHDPTTLNRQGPDEGTQYRSVVFYHTPEQKKEAEQYITQLQLKGTYPNKIVTTVEPFTTFWEAEDYHQDFYERNPDNPYIQQVAKPKMKKFEKAFHDKLKDTTTNE; translated from the coding sequence ATGTCTACCCAATTCCGTTTCCTTATTCTGCCTTTTCTGGTCCTGTTCAACGTTGCTTGCTCGCAGGCTGCTTCCGATAACAAACAAGCGGCAGGAGAGGGGCAAACCACCAAAAAACAGGAAGCCCCCTTAGATACGACCGGGCTGGAAAAAGCCACGTTTGCCGGAGGCTGTTTCTGGTGCACGGAAGGGTATTTTGAGCGCCTGAAGGGTATAAAACAGGTGGTTTCTGGATATGCCGGCGGCAAAAAACCGCATCCAACCTACGAAGAAGTAAGCAGTGGCACGACCGGCTATGCTGAAGCCGTACAGATTTATTTCGACCCGAAGGTGACAAGCTACCAGGACCTGCTGAAAGCATTTTTCATATCGCATGATCCGACGACGCTGAATCGCCAGGGACCTGATGAAGGAACACAATACCGTTCTGTGGTTTTCTACCATACACCGGAGCAGAAAAAGGAGGCCGAACAGTATATTACCCAACTGCAACTAAAAGGGACTTACCCGAATAAAATCGTTACGACGGTGGAGCCGTTCACTACGTTCTGGGAGGCAGAAGACTATCACCAGGATTTTTATGAGCGCAATCCGGATAACCCATACATACAGCAGGTAGCCAAGCCTAAAATGAAAAAGTTCGAGAAAGCCTTTCATGACAAGCTGAAAGATACCACCACAAACGAGTAG
- a CDS encoding cation diffusion facilitator family transporter produces MLIQTIKNKSESVRLQIIVVVVGVLLLVAKFIAFFLTNSNAILTDALESIVNVVAGAFSLYSLILSARPRDENHPYGHGKIEFIASTLEGSMIMVAGGAIIIKSILNLLHPVPLQELDLGILLIAASGLINFVVGMVTERKGRQNNSLVLVAGGKHLKSDAYSTAGILVGLLLIFLTGMVWLDSVVAILFGCIIGYTGYRILRSSVAGIMDEADYELLQNIVQVLNDNRRENWIDIHNLRVIKYGATLHIDCHLTVPWYLNVLQAHDEVEAVGKLVREKIDQDIELFIHTDPCIEASCSICFKEDCTVRRHPFKKRVEWVLEKVIADRKHSL; encoded by the coding sequence ATGTTGATCCAGACCATCAAAAACAAAAGTGAAAGTGTACGGCTGCAAATAATCGTGGTGGTAGTGGGCGTTTTGCTGCTGGTTGCTAAATTCATCGCTTTCTTTCTCACCAACTCAAACGCCATTTTAACCGATGCGCTGGAGTCGATCGTAAACGTGGTAGCCGGCGCTTTTTCGCTATATAGCCTGATCCTGTCGGCCCGGCCCCGCGACGAAAACCATCCTTACGGCCATGGCAAGATCGAATTTATAGCGTCTACCCTCGAAGGTTCTATGATCATGGTGGCCGGCGGCGCCATTATTATCAAATCCATTCTGAACCTGTTACATCCGGTGCCGCTTCAGGAATTGGATCTGGGTATCTTGCTGATAGCTGCTTCGGGGCTAATAAACTTTGTAGTGGGCATGGTGACCGAGCGAAAAGGTCGCCAGAATAATTCGCTGGTATTGGTAGCAGGGGGCAAACACCTGAAATCGGACGCTTATTCAACAGCAGGCATCCTGGTAGGTCTTTTACTGATCTTCCTGACCGGTATGGTATGGTTAGACAGCGTAGTAGCAATTCTTTTCGGCTGTATCATTGGCTATACAGGTTATCGAATTCTGCGCAGCTCAGTGGCCGGCATTATGGATGAAGCCGATTATGAATTGTTGCAGAATATCGTGCAGGTGCTCAACGATAATCGCCGCGAAAACTGGATCGATATTCATAACCTGCGCGTTATCAAGTATGGTGCCACGCTGCACATCGATTGCCACCTCACTGTGCCCTGGTACCTGAACGTGCTGCAGGCCCACGACGAAGTGGAAGCCGTAGGAAAACTGGTGCGCGAAAAAATTGACCAGGACATCGAATTGTTCATCCATACCGATCCCTGTATCGAGGCGTCCTGCTCCATCTGTTTTAAAGAAGATTGTACCGTGCGTCGCCACCCTTTTAAAAAGCGCGTAGAGTGGGTGCTGGAAAAGGTTATTGCGGACCGCAAGCACAGCCTTTAA
- a CDS encoding SDR family oxidoreductase, with the protein MQNRWLLTGKKAVVTGGSKGIGEAIVREFLALGAEVLAVARKQADLDTLKAAFPEGLQVLAADVSQAAGRLQLAELVQALWGKLDILVNNAGTNIRKLTTEYNDEEFDFIMNTNLRSAFELNRALYPLLKASGQGNVVHVTSVAGLLHVRTGSIYGMTKAALTQLTRNLAVEWASAGIRVNAVAPWYIKTPLAQTVLANQDFYDAVISRTPMKRVGEPEEVAAAVAFLCLPAAAYITGQTLAVDGGFTINGFHPG; encoded by the coding sequence ATGCAAAACAGATGGTTATTAACGGGTAAAAAGGCCGTGGTTACAGGCGGCTCCAAAGGAATAGGCGAAGCCATAGTAAGAGAATTTCTGGCATTGGGGGCCGAGGTGCTGGCCGTGGCACGCAAACAGGCCGACCTGGATACGCTTAAGGCAGCATTCCCGGAAGGGCTGCAGGTGCTGGCAGCCGATGTAAGCCAGGCGGCAGGCCGCCTGCAACTGGCTGAGCTGGTACAGGCACTTTGGGGCAAGCTGGATATTCTGGTAAATAATGCAGGCACCAATATTCGCAAGCTCACCACCGAGTATAACGACGAGGAGTTCGATTTTATCATGAACACTAACCTGCGGTCGGCCTTTGAATTGAACCGGGCGCTTTATCCACTTTTAAAAGCTTCAGGACAAGGTAATGTGGTGCATGTTACGTCGGTAGCCGGTTTGCTGCATGTGCGCACCGGCAGCATCTATGGCATGACGAAAGCGGCCCTTACCCAGCTTACCCGCAACCTGGCTGTAGAGTGGGCTAGTGCCGGCATTCGGGTAAATGCCGTTGCCCCGTGGTACATCAAGACACCTCTTGCTCAAACGGTGCTGGCAAACCAGGATTTTTATGATGCGGTCATCAGCCGCACACCCATGAAGCGGGTCGGAGAACCCGAAGAAGTGGCAGCCGCTGTCGCGTTTTTATGCCTGCCTGCCGCCGCTTATATCACCGGGCAAACACTGGCCGTAGATGGTGGCTTCACCATTAACGGGTTTCATCCCGGATAA